From the Telopea speciosissima isolate NSW1024214 ecotype Mountain lineage chromosome 9, Tspe_v1, whole genome shotgun sequence genome, the window TCGTTAAATAGGGACTGTGCTCAAGAGAAGACACAGTGAAAAACCTTACTGTGGACGTAGGTCTTAAGCAccgaaccacattaaaatcTTGCTGTGttcatctctttttcttttcattattcTCTGTTATTGCTtccttaacatggtatcagagctgtaggTGAGATAAGATCTGGTGGAGAAATATCCTCTCTAATGATGCCCCTCACTTAAAGTTTCGACCCCGACTTGACTACCTCTGACATATCCTTCTTTGATGAACGTTGTCTTGACCCGTCTGTCGTCAAGTATGACAAAGTTGTCATCGGGTGCTGTCTCGTCTGTTGAAGCGATCCCTTTCCCTTTGTTAGGGATTTTGGTTCGGCATTTTTTGGCGTTCTTCGTCACCGTTTCCTCATTTTGCTCATGGCTTCTGCACTCCATCGAACTAGCATCCAAATCTGAGCAAGTCACGTACCCAGTGCGACTGATTGCCCCTGttgtgtgtttttttatttttagtccTTTGTCAACGGGGTGGCTGGAAAAGGGTGCCAAACTGGATATGACGCATGATGCTCAAGGATTAGGCTCAAAGGTTGAAGGACTCAAACCTATTTTAGCCCGAACTAGTGCCATCATTTGCTCCAGGCGTAGATATTGAGCTTCATTCGATGCTACCAATGTTGCAGTTATCTGGTTCATGCTATGTATCATGGGTTGTAATAATTCATGCGTCATAGTAGCCATCTGATCTGCACGGATTTCGCCATAAGCATTGAGTTGTATCTCAAGTAGTGTATCCACATCCTAATCCTATGATGGGATTCGTCTTGCtcctttcttgcttttttttgAGCACTTTTCTTTGCCATCGTGTCTTTATTTAGAGGGTTTCATGGGTGTGCCAAAAATTGTTTGACTCTTTTTCTGGTTGCTCAAACAATTGATCTATCGTCTAATCGGCCAACCaaaatgggtgatgtgtggtgAAGATCATGGGCATGCTAGAGTCTGCAAGACTCAAAATGAAGAGAAATTGTATCACTAACCTCTAATCAGTTAATGTGGATCCTCCTGTTGCCTCAATTGCtccaaagaatttaaaaaatataaaccaAATTGCAATGCTTAAACAAAGAACAATCACAAAACCAAGTAATGGATTGAAAGAGAAATCAATATTTCTATTGACTTCAATACTAGTACATCCAGAGATCATACGATTGagggaaaatcaaaagaagaacttGATAGATAGGATGGCCAAAGTGGTCAAAGAAAGAATTACACTAAGGCGAAATAAAATATTACACTAAGGGAagtaaagataaataaataactgAATGTTTGATTGATTGAGAGATCCCCTTCGCTCCATGAATTCTGATATTTATACTTGTGAAGGTAATGTCTCTGCGGAAGTTATTCAACCGCCTTTGGGAGTTACATGAACTGCTTAACTCCACCTTTCTTTTGATAACCATTACTCATAGTGGTGTTAGTTATTGGGCACCTTGCGGTTGTGACTGTCATAGCCCCCActaactttttccttttcttatagGATCCAACTTCCTAATCGATCTTGTTTATTGCTCAAGTTACATCGGTCATCCACTATTGATTAGCTGGTAATTTTAGGGTGTAAACAAGCAGTATcgttctgataccaagttagctCAATGGATTGTTTTGTAATGCTTACCTTACTACAATAGAGTTTTATATTATATACAAGAGTTCAAATCTGAAACAACTTTCTAAAAAAGATAGAGTCCTAATATAATATAAATCATAAACCAATAATTAAGTCTCACTTTTGAGGACCAGGTGGTCCATAGAAGAATCGGGTCGGAGGTATTGGTGGCTGGACCATAGAGTGTGGAGGAATTTCTTGTTGCCTGACCATCAATTCCTATCACAAAAGCAAAACAATAAATCcatgtttatttataagaaagAGATATACAAGATAGTTTTTGAATAACCTCTATACTTTATAACAATCAAAGTAGCTCTAACTCTTAAGCCAAAAATATGAATAATAGGGTAACTTATCGCATCAAGATTTTGGGGGCACCGGTTCACATCCATCATGGGTAAATTAACTCCTCCATTATGAGGAACAAGTTCAGCTACCCCTATTTCTCTTCGAGATGGCTCCTCTTCTTATTACAATATTTTGATAATGTTAATTTGTACCCACTTGCACGAAGTTAACTTAATCCTTAATCAGTTTGTCTTGATTAACTGGaaaacaaaacaggaaaaaaaaagttgtgaacttgtgatgTTAAAAACACCTTAATTCTATCATCTTTTGGGACGATTCCAAGCAAGAAATCAAGAACTTCTCCATGATTTATAGCATTAGAAATATCAAATCGCTGCAGAGTTCGCCTCTTATATTTTTCAGTGTTCAACCATGACCGAAGGGTGAGTTCTAAAATGAAAAGCTCACAAGCTTTCGCGAACAGGCCTGGGGCATCCGCACTTATCATCTGGTATTAGAAAGCTCAAACAAGGACATTGAAAACAGttgaaaatataaatattagTGATTAATTCTACATCGAAATTGGCCATGCATGTTATGTGCCTagtggggcccactctagtgtatgtgCGCTAGATTGGGCTaacctagtatgagataggtttaAGGGCATGATTTAaagcgttccatcagctttggagcttttggcgtatcggtcaAGCCCTTTAACCGAACCTAGCTCCTGTCCAGCCATGATGGGAGTTGGACGGTCCAACGCTTGGAAACCAACCCAAAAACAAGGagggggtggtcatttcacatgtggggcctaggtgggactcacctctgaaatgaccatcccacccctgtttttgttgtCATTTAACGGGGTTGGACGTTGTAGCTCCCGCCACGACTGGACAAAATCATTTTCctctttaacctatcccatactaggctggtccaatctagcACCCATACATTAGAGTAGGCCCCACTAGGCATATAACAATGCCATAGATACATAACACAATTGCATTGCTTTCCAATTTGATGAACTCAATGGATCCAATTTTGATAGCCAATTAAACCAAAATAAACTCCATGTAGATCCATCCATATATGTAATTTAGATGTGGCTTACTACTGTGGCAACTTGATCATTCATATTCTATTTATGTATTCAGTTCCCTGTTTGTTCTTTATATTCAGTTAACAACACGAAAACTCGATCCAGATACAAACCTTCACATCTTCATCAACTTTCATGATTCTTTTAATCCTTGTGAGGGGAAATTGATGCTGGTTAAATTCTACAAAACATAATGGAGAATTGAATGgttgaataaaaagaaatatgaaataTTAAATACTTTACTGAATGATAAGAATGGGCACTTTTTTTCCCCTAGAAATAATTTATTGTAATCATCAATATAATTCCCttcttgccaaaaaaaataaataaataaataaatataatttcCTATATATAACCGAAGGAAGAATATAATGCggtttttaaaataaaaggaaaaaggcGTGAATTTTACCGATTCTTTGACACTGATTCGAATTTGGGAGAATAATTTGTAAAATTCGATTTGACCAAATTATTCACAGAATTAAACAAGTAGGCACCAGCCATAAAATCATACGTTTGTATGACCTCAAGGAAGTGGATGCTGCTTAAATTCTACAAAACATAATGGAAAATTGAATGgttgaataaaaagaaatatgaaataTAGTGTACTTTACTGAATGATAAGAATgggtactttttttttcccctagaAAGAATATATTGTAATCATCAATATAATTTccttcttataaaaaaaaaaaaaaatcactataaTTTCCTATATGGAAGCGAAGGGCCGGAAGAAAATAACACGGtttttaaaatgaaatgaaaaaggcGTGAATTTTATCGATTCTTTGACATTAATTCGGGTTTGGGTGAATAATTCGGAAAATTCGATTTGGCCGAATTATTcgaaaaattaaacaaataggCCCATAAGTTTGTTTCTACTATATATTCTAAaagtaatttaaaaaaacaaacaaaaatatctAACAAGAAGAAACCTGAGATCTGATCAATTTCAAGCAATTGTTGTTGCCAAAACAGCCTCAAAATTTGCTTCCTCAGTTGTAAACGATGTTCACTGATGGCATCTCCTTCGACCTAAGAAAATAAGAAGCTTAAAGATTATGCACAACACTTAAATATGAACGGTAAAATTGAAAGAACACCACTGCACCTCAGGTTGTTGATGTGGCTTTTGCATGAAATTGTGCATCTGTGGTGCTTGGTGGTCATGAAGTAACATGCTGGAGTGAGGCTTTAGCATGATGTTGTGCATCTGCATGAATGGAGGAGGTGAAAAAGAGGTCAGTTTCATGATTTGTTCAAATCCATTGGGAACTTGAATtagatgatcttctccaaagtaCTTAGCTCTCCTCTTTGGAATTCTcatttaaaataagaaaaataatcaCAAATCGGAGCTGATAAAAACTAGGCTGAAAATACTTCACCTCATGCAGTGATGGGTAGTGATCGGTAGGAAAAATAGGAGGAAGCATTTCCATGAAGTTGTGAACATGCGTAAGTGATGAACGAGAATATGCAAATTGTATAGACTGGTTCGAAACCATGGTGAACCCTTCTCTCAAACTAACAATTAACCTTTCTCCATAaattggtttttatttgttgagaaaaagagagagcgagagatcAACCACAAGAGATTTATAACCACTACAGAAGGGGATTTTTATCCCCTATAATTCTCTGTCCgtccattttctcaaattcctctcatagggggtggaaatgaccatcctaccctttgcccaaacacactgcccgggtggagTCTACCCCCCTATTAAAGGAACTTAGGGAAATAGACCGGACAGAGAATTGCAGGAGATAAGTTTCACtacaaagggggagggggagaagagaggaagagaggaagagggggaggggaggggaggctATCCTATGAcacaaaagtgaaaaaaagagaattgaTCCCATGACTTCATTGGAGCATGCACTCAACTGACAAACCACCGACCAACCAGCAAAAGGTTGTTCATACCATTTAATATAATTGCACAATATCCTTGGATATATATACCATGTTCTTCCATTTGACATGATAGGGCCGGTGAGATTGTTCCATTGCTGGTGATGGAACGATCGCTGCTGTTCCATCACCTTATATTGGAGAGGAGAGTACTGTGAATTCTAATTAATGAATCCTTAATTTGGACATCCATTTACTATTATCATAT encodes:
- the LOC122640873 gene encoding nuclear transcription factor Y subunit C-4-like; translation: MKVDEDVKMISADAPGLFAKACELFILELTLRSWLNTEKYKRRTLQRFDISNAINHGEVLDFLLGIVPKDDRKEEEPSRREIGVAELVPHNGGVNLPMMDVNRCPQNLDAELMVRQQEIPPHSMVQPPIPPTRFFYGPPGPQK